The sequence TTGAAGAAGCGCTGATTGATTTTGAAAGGGCAATAACAAATTCATCCCATTCTCATTATATTTGGTATGAGCGGGGAGTAAGTTTATTTAGACTGGGAAAATTACAAGAAGCACTCTCGTCTCTTGATATAGCTATAGAAATTCAGCCTGATTACCTCAAGGCTTTGTTATTACAGGGTATTGTGATGTTGGAACAAAAAAAATTAGAGCCAGCATTAATCAGTTTTGAAAAAATAATTTTAATCAAACCTAATTATCCTAAAGCATGGTATGAGAAAGGCTTAACTCTATACGAACTAGGTCAATTAGAAGATGCCCTTATGTGCTTTGATAAAGCAATCCAGTACAAACCAAAATTTGATTTAGCTTGGTATCGCAAAGGTATTACTTTATTTGATTTAGAACAATTAGAATCTGCTTTAATCTGTTTTGAGAAAGCAATCGAAATCGAGCCAAATGATGCAAATACTTGGTATGAGAAAGGTTGCACTCTATGGAAAATGGAAAAATTAGAATATGCAATTTTCTGTTTTGATAAAGCAATTGAATACAATCACGATTTAAACTTAGCTTGGTATCACAAAGGTATTGCGTTATTCGACTTAGGAAATTTTGAGTCAGCTTTGACTTGTTTTGAAAAAGCAATACAAATTCAACCCGATTTTTCAGAGGCTTTATGTAGAAAGGCTGAGATACTATATAGTTTAGGGCAGTTAGAAGATACGATTGATACCTTTAATCAAGTTTTAAAATTAGATCCACAAAATTGCCAAGTTCGCAATCGTCTCGGAACAGCACTAGGTAAATCAGAAAGATA comes from Rivularia sp. PCC 7116 and encodes:
- a CDS encoding tetratricopeptide repeat protein, encoding MNSFENWQGLHHLGVTLIELQRFEEALLIYNQILEYKPNLYDALVFRGMALQGLENFEEALIDFERAITNSSHSHYIWYERGVSLFRLGKLQEALSSLDIAIEIQPDYLKALLLQGIVMLEQKKLEPALISFEKIILIKPNYPKAWYEKGLTLYELGQLEDALMCFDKAIQYKPKFDLAWYRKGITLFDLEQLESALICFEKAIEIEPNDANTWYEKGCTLWKMEKLEYAIFCFDKAIEYNHDLNLAWYHKGIALFDLGNFESALTCFEKAIQIQPDFSEALCRKAEILYSLGQLEDTIDTFNQVLKLDPQNCQVRNRLGTALGKSERYEDAILAFDKVIEIDSHNYAAHCFRGYTLHKLRRNEDAIAALNKAIEINPNYDLAWKIYGSVLHKLKRNEEAILFFDKALDLSPDQPNILYDKACCYVALNKIDLAIQNLQQAININPKEFRKKVKNESSFDKIRNDIRFQAL